gcctgtcactctgcctacttgtgtgttttttctctctctctctgtcaaataataaataaaaatctttttaaaaatgaataaataaattaataaattaataaaataaactcctCCAAGACTATGCTGATCAGCCTCCAGATCCCCAGAACATAGGCCAGGCCTGGTCTGGAGGAGAAACTCCATGAGAATTTGCTACACAAATGCCCAACAGCCTTATCCCCCACGCCACCCATCACCTCCACCTGCCCCGCTGACCTGTAGCTCTCCTTCTCCGAGGGCTCCACAGTGAGATAGTACAGATCCCTGGAGAGGTGATACGGGTCCCGTCGGGGAGGCCCCCGGGTGCTGACCTTGATGGACCACAGCAGGCCGAGGAGTAGTAGCAGGCTGCCTGCGCCGCAGCAGAAGAAGCTGACCGACCTGAGCAGGGGGTTGGAGGCCTCGGGCATGGGGTGCCCAGTGGGTGCAGCTGGCTGGCCAGGCTGAGTACCTGCATCTCCTTCACTCCACCAAGCAAAGCAGAGGGTCCCAGCTACCAGAAGCACCGTGCCGCTGACTGTCATGCAGTAGCGGAGTGTGGAGGCTGCTCGGCTCACATCACACATCTGAACACAGAAAAGGGCAGAGAGGAATAAAATGGGCCATGAGAGAGGCCTGCTGGGGGACTGGAGACCCTGTGTGGAGTCCTCCCTAGAGGTCACTGTGTAACCTGGATAGGTCATGTggctcctctgtgcctcagttcttctcatctgtaaaatggagatgatattcCCAAGTTGGCAGGGCTGTTTCAGAGGTCACAGAGAACGTGTCCCAGGTTCTGAGCACCACGGGTGGGACCCAGCAGGAGCTCGGTTAGTGTGGTTCTGCTCACTCCCGGCTCCCCAGGCCTCACAGGTCCCATCAGCCTGGTGGGTAGGACTCCCTGTGCACCCCACTCCCCACACCAGCCCCATCTACTGCAGGCCAGGAGGGAAGGGTGGAACACTTCCTGGGCCCACCAGGGCCTCCAGGGGTGGGACTTGCTGGTTATGCCGTGCCTCACGTCCCTGTCACAATCCCAAGAGGTCACAATCCCAAGAGGTTGATACTTCCTCCATCCAGCAGAGGTAACCACAGACCCAAGGCAGGTAAAGGAGCAAGAGTGAAAGGGGGCACTGAGGAGCTCCACACTCAAGTCCACAACATGAAGCCCCTCTGTGCAAAAAGATGTCCTCTATGGCCTTATTTGTAATGGTCCTGCTTTGGAGAAAGCCTCAGGGCCCAACTACAGGGAACTGGTGAGTAAACCATGGCACACCCTCCAGATGGAACATTATTAACCCGTTTGAGAAAACAAGCTTGGCACCAATGTTTAACAACTACACGGGGATATGCGTGTATCTTCCTTTTTTCAGCTTAGCGTGGCAAATGCTGCATGGTGTATTATCTCCATCAggtcaagaaaaaaatgcacagagaaaacaaaaactgggaaaaaatttgGCCCCAGATCATGCAGACAGGAAGGGAT
The Vulpes lagopus strain Blue_001 chromosome 10, ASM1834538v1, whole genome shotgun sequence genome window above contains:
- the TMEM61 gene encoding LOW QUALITY PROTEIN: transmembrane protein 61 (The sequence of the model RefSeq protein was modified relative to this genomic sequence to represent the inferred CDS: deleted 2 bases in 2 codons), with product MACSEMCDVSRAASTLRYCMTVSGTVLLVAGTLCFAWWSEGDAGTQPGQPAAPTGHPMPEASNPLLRSVSFFCCGAGSLLLLLGLLWSIKVSTRGPPRRDPYHLSRDLYYLTVEPSEKESYRVPKVAAVPTYEEAVCCPLAQGPPTPPAQPVEEGLEDRASGDALLGAQCPPPPSYESIVGAGQGICGQTVPGAGCSCPGPAQAAVGET